TTAACAATCAACAATCAACAATCAACAATCAACGATCGACAATTCATACTTCAAATTAGCAATGCCGATTTTAATTCCCAATATCTTCATTCCATAGCTGTTGCTTTTCCTGAATGAATTCACGCATCAATTGCTTACACTCATCCAAATTTAAATCAATGACTTCCACACCGTGAGATTCCATGAATTCTCTAGCACCAGCAAAAGTAACTGATTCTCCAGCTACAACTTTTTTAATTCCAAATTGGACTACTGCACCCGCACACAAATAACATGGCATCAGGGTAGAGTATAAAGTAGCGTCTTGATAGTTACCAATCCTGCCAGCATTACGCAAACAATCGATTTCTGCATGGGTAACTGGATCGTTGTCTTGGACGCGCTTATTATGCCCTCTGCCAAGTATTTTGTCGTTTTTGACCAAAACAGAACCAATAGGAATTCCCCCCTCACTGCGTCCTAATTTCGCTTCAGCGATCGCTTCTTGCATAAATTCATCCATCATGTTTCCTCCTATCAGCTTCTCATTGCGGTATACTAACTCGCTAAAGACACTTATGCACATAAGTGGGTGGGTGCAAAATTGAAGACAAACACAGCAATAATCGGATTGGCGATCGCTTTTGTCTGTACCAATACTAGAGCAGTTTACTCTTGTCCAGACTCTGCTAAACAGGCTTTTTCGTCAACGGCATCAGTACCCGAAGTAGTTGCTCACTTAGTTGGGGTAATGGATACCTCAAATCAAGCTCAAACTAATCCCAAAATCTCTAGTGTGAGAATGACTACTTGTCAAGTGAG
The sequence above is drawn from the Merismopedia glauca CCAP 1448/3 genome and encodes:
- a CDS encoding nucleoside deaminase, whose translation is MMDEFMQEAIAEAKLGRSEGGIPIGSVLVKNDKILGRGHNKRVQDNDPVTHAEIDCLRNAGRIGNYQDATLYSTLMPCYLCAGAVVQFGIKKVVAGESVTFAGAREFMESHGVEVIDLNLDECKQLMREFIQEKQQLWNEDIGN